In one window of Acanthochromis polyacanthus isolate Apoly-LR-REF ecotype Palm Island chromosome 8, KAUST_Apoly_ChrSc, whole genome shotgun sequence DNA:
- the dusp8a gene encoding dual specificity protein phosphatase 8 isoform X2: protein MPLDVVIAPAEDCFWPDLQDTDMRLKIRVRRMKEGRELRGGFAAFSSCFPGLCEGKPATALPMSLSQPCLPVANVGPTRILPHLYLGSQKDVLNKDLMAQNGITYVLNASNTCPKPDFISESHFMRIPVNDNYCEKLLPWLDKTNEFIDKAKVSNCRVIVHCLAGISRSATIAIAYIMKTMGLSSDDAYRFVKDRRPSISPNFNFLGQLLEFEKGLRLLQALTSDDKNSDNTKQSSEVNGISTGFEMNGHHSNYDSSVAEPHIPPEPKLLSPTSLQQGFNGLHLSAERIMDTNRLKRSFSLDIKSVYSPNSPHCPSLAPTHSEDVPKLCKLDSPGTGTSNGVCSPVLDSPSSSDSPFPSPGSGGSIGGLGLGGSEGVHRSGSSRPRRKTKHSCGSSPVHSQPHQPPQTLNLLLDRKSPSLDENLKGSLLLSLPSVPTVGSGAMWTKHRDTVQATTPVTPVTPTTDAPWHFGAEEGGEGEMELGGGNGGGEESSVRFGSSSAYVAFGCSEGVRLRDKSQREKPSAPQTQREHRDSTSSSAVMSSSSNNSGPASEKQFKRRSCQMEFEEGISETRSREELGKIGKQSSFSGSMEIIEVS, encoded by the exons ATGCCTCTGGATGTGGTGATTGCCCCAGCGGAGGACTGTTTTTGGCCGGACCTGCAGGACACAGACATGAGGCTGAAGATCAGGGTCCGCCGGATGAAGGAGGGAAGAGAGCTTCGAG GAGGCTTTGCAGCTTTCTCCTCCTGTTTCCCCGGCCTGTGTGAAGGGAAGCCTGCCACTGCTCTGCCTATGAGCTTGTCCCAGCCCTGTTTGCCTGTGGCTAATGTAGGGCCCACTCGCATCCTGCCGCACCTCTACCTGGGATCACAGAAAGACGTCCTCAACAAG GATCTGATGGCTCAGAATGGGATCACCTACGTGCTGAATGCCAGCAACACCTGCCCCAAGCCAGACTTCATCAGCGAGAGCCATTTCATGCGCATCCCAGTTAATGACAACTACTGCGAGAAGCTGCTTCCCTGGCTGGACAAAACTAATGAATTCATAG ACAAAGCTAAGGTGTCAAACTGCAGAGTCATTGTGCACTGCCTGGCTGGAATCTCACGTTCAGCAACCATCGCCATTGCATACATCATGAAGACAATGGGCTTGTCATCAGATGATGCCTACAG GTTTGTAAAGGACAGAAGACCGTCCATATCGCCCAACTTTAACTTCCTGGGTCAGTTGCTGGAGTTTGAGAAGGGCCTGCGGTTACTCCAAGCTTTAACCTCTGATGACAAGAACTCTGACAACACTAAGCAAAGCTCAGAGGTTAATGGGATCTCTACAGGTTTCGAGATGAATGGTCACCACAGCAACTATGATTCATCTGTGGCTGAACCCCACATCCCACCAGAACCCAAGCTGCTGTCGCCCACATCCCTCCAGCAAGGCTTCAACGGCCTGCACCTCTCTGCAGAGAGGATCATGGACACTAACCGGCTCAAGCGCTCCTTCTCCCTGGACATTAAGTCTGTCTACTCCCCCAACAGTCCCCACTGTCCCAGCCTGGCACCCACACACTCTGAAGACGTCCCCAAGCTGTGCAAGCTTGACAGCCCAGGAACAGGTACCTCCAACGGTGTCTGCTCTCCCGTCCTAGACAGCCCCAGCTCCTCCGATTCACCATTCCCCTCACCAGGCAGCGGGGGCAGCATAGGAGGTTTGGGGCTTGGTGGAAGTGAAGGAGTCCATCGGTCCGGTTCGTCCAGACCTAGGAGGAAAACCAAGCACAGCTGTGGCAGTTCCCCGGTCCACTCCCAACCACACCAACCGCCACAGACCCTCAACTTGTTGCTGGACCGCAAGAGCCCCAGCCTGGACGAAAACCTGAAGGGCTCCCTGCTCCTCTCACTCCCCTCTGTGCCCACAGTGGGGTCTGGGGCCATGTGgaccaaacacagagacactgtCCAGGCCACCACTCCCGTCACTCCAGTCACCCCGACCACAGATGCTCCCTGGCACTTTGGGGCAGAGgaagggggtgagggagagatGGAGCTGGGAGGTGGAAATGGAGGGGGAGAGGAGTCTTCGGTAAGGTTCGGTAGCAGCTCGGCGTACGTGGCGTTTGGGTGCAGCGAAGGCGTGCGGTTACGAGACAAATCCCAGAGGGAGAAGCCCTCAGCACCACAGACTCAGAGAGAGCACCGGGACTCCACGTCGTCCTCAGCGGTGATGTCCAGCAGCTCAAACAACAGTGGACCTGCATCAGAGAAGCAGTTCAAACGGCGCAGCTGTCAGATGGAGTTTGAGGAGGGCATCTCCGAGACGAGGTCCCGAGAAGAACTGGGGAAGATTGGGAAGCAGTCAAGCTTCTCTGGGAGCATGGAGATCATTGAGGTCTCCTGA